Sequence from the Ereboglobus luteus genome:
GCGGCAACGGTGAATGTGACGTTCCATCCGGGCGAAACGGTTTGCGTGGCGGGCGGCGTTTTGATTGCAGGGCCGTCCCCGACAATATGAAAGGGGATGTTTGAATCCGCGCTCACGCCATCCCCCAACTGCCCGTAGAAATTGTATCCCGTTACCCAAAGCGTGCCGTCGTTTTTCACAAACAGGCTGTGATTGTATCCAGCGGCGATGTCTTTGATGTCGGTGGCGACTTGCACGGGGCGGGATCGGGAGTGAACCACACGCGTTCCATCACCCAACTGCCCGTAAAAATTATTTCCCATAGCCCAAAGCGTGCCGTCGATTTTTACAAACAGGCTGTGATACTTTCCGGCAGCCATGGCACTGACGTTGGCGGCTATTTGAGTGGCGGGCTCGTCGTTCTCAGTGTAATTAATCCAAGCACGACCATTGCCCAATTGGCCGTATTCATTGTGCCCAACAGTCCAAAGTGTGCCGCTGCTTTCTAAAAACATACTATGTAGTGATCCAGCAACCACAGTAGAAAAGGAGACATCAGGGGGACCCACTTGCCCCGAAGTATTTGGAACAATGTTCCATCTGCCCAACTGGTTATAAAAATTATATCCCATGGCCCAAATCGTGCCATCGGTTTTTCTAAACAAGCTGTGAAATTCTCCAGCGGCCACAGTGGAAACATTGCTGCCCACTTGCACGGGTGTGATTCTATCCTCTTGTGTGCCATCCCCCAACTCGCCGTGGCGATTGTTCCCCATGGCCCAAAGCGAACCGTCGTTTTTCACAAACAGGCTGTGATATCCTCCGCCCGCGATGGCGATAACGCCTGTGGCCACTCGCACCGGTGTTTTTCGATCTGTAGTCGTGCCATCTCCTAACTGGCCGTAAATGTTAAGACCCGTAACCCAAAGCGACCCGTCATTTTTCACATACAAACTATGATATTTCCCCGCGGCCGCGGCAACAACCCCAGTGGCTATTCGCACGGGCGTTTTTCGATCCGTGGTCGTGCCATCTCCCAACTGACCATAAACATTGAGCCCCATAGCCCAAAGCGACCCGTTATCCTTCAGAAACAGACTGTGATGATCACCGGCAGTTGCCGCAATGACGTTGGTGGCCACTTGTGCGGGAATGCTCCGGCCTGTGTTGGCACCATCGCCTAATTGGCCCGCGTAGTTATATCCCATGCCCCAAAGTGAACCGTCATTCCTCACAAACAGGCTGTGGCGGCTGCCGGCTGCCACAGCAGTGACTCCAGTTGTCACTTGCACAGGCGTGCCGCGAATTTCGCCGAGGCCATCTATATTCCCCAGACGACCCGAGGTGTTGTCTCCCATGGCCCAGAGAGAGCCGTCGTTTTTCACAAACAGGCTGTGGTTGTATCCGGCGGCCACGGCAACGACACCAGTGGCTATCTGCATATTGGCAATGGAAACATCATCCATTGGTCTGCTGTATAACGAGTTGTCTTTGTAATATCCCATGCCCCAAAGCGAACCGTCGCTTTTCAGATATAGGCCGTGATATTTTCCCACAGCCACGGCAACGACACCAGAGGCCACTTGTTTGGGGGCGAAAGAGAAAGACTCCTCCTCATCCAATCGAATACTAGTGCCGTCAAGCAATTCAAACCAATGCTCGTAGACAACGCTGTATCCCATGGTCCAAAGCGTGCCATCGGTTTTCACAAACAAGGTGTGATATTCCCCGGTGGCCACAGCCACAACGTCCGTGGCCACTTGTGATGGCAATCTATAATCCGAAGTTGGGGCATCCCCCAATTGGCCGTAGTAGTAGTCCCACGTCGAACGACCTCCCATGCCCCAAAGCGTGCCGTCGTTTTTCAGAAACAGACTGTGGTGGTTTCCGGCTGTCACAGAAGAGACATTCGTGTCCACCTGCACGGGTGTTCTTT
This genomic interval carries:
- a CDS encoding immunoglobulin domain-containing protein; amino-acid sequence: MKLPAFTKMSPRSILHVLASGFCLLALAATAPQVNAAKIIKVATGYNHTLYITDDGVLWGMGYNYNGQLGDGTKENRSTPVQIATGVIDAAAGYGHSLFVKSDGTLWAMGGNSSGQLGDGTTTTQRTPVQVDTNVSSVTAGNHHSLFLKNDGTLWGMGGRSTWDYYYGQLGDAPTSDYRLPSQVATDVVAVATGEYHTLFVKTDGTLWTMGYSVVYEHWFELLDGTSIRLDEEESFSFAPKQVASGVVAVAVGKYHGLYLKSDGSLWGMGYYKDNSLYSRPMDDVSIANMQIATGVVAVAAGYNHSLFVKNDGSLWAMGDNTSGRLGNIDGLGEIRGTPVQVTTGVTAVAAGSRHSLFVRNDGSLWGMGYNYAGQLGDGANTGRSIPAQVATNVIAATAGDHHSLFLKDNGSLWAMGLNVYGQLGDGTTTDRKTPVRIATGVVAAAAGKYHSLYVKNDGSLWVTGLNIYGQLGDGTTTDRKTPVRVATGVIAIAGGGYHSLFVKNDGSLWAMGNNRHGELGDGTQEDRITPVQVGSNVSTVAAGEFHSLFRKTDGTIWAMGYNFYNQLGRWNIVPNTSGQVGPPDVSFSTVVAGSLHSMFLESSGTLWTVGHNEYGQLGNGRAWINYTENDEPATQIAANVSAMAAGKYHSLFVKIDGTLWAMGNNFYGQLGDGTRVVHSRSRPVQVATDIKDIAAGYNHSLFVKNDGTLWVTGYNFYGQLGDGVSADSNIPFHIVGDGPAIKTPPATQTVSPGWNVTFTVAASGDPAPSLRWQSSTNGRSWADISDSALYSGAATDTLVITAATTKLSGMQYRCVATNPKGSATSFAATLTVGDGSGGNGGNNNNDGSSGGGGGGGAPSLLWLGAVGVMIVLRRAMKR